A portion of the Marinobacter alexandrii genome contains these proteins:
- a CDS encoding ABC transporter permease: MNKIFLVIQREFMSRVKKKSFLLVTILVPLIFPAIIIGMVYLKEESEKNKEQEVIQLLNESDIVKFEDSERYKYVAVDGPIDSAKQRFTKSNDFALIYVPDVTIEDPSGVVFYAKTTPGVTLVRGFERQIESQIRELKLTKAGLTNDQLDQLKTDVTIASFNLTETGDESKSSAKSTFWISYVMGFLIYIFLFAYGSQVMQGVIEEKSSKIVEVIISTVRPFHMMIGKVVGVASVGIVQFVIWMVLMGVVWTAASSFLGLDPAQAQAQTSGISAEAQAAQSNEILEMLTEVNWTKIVLLFLFYFLGGYLLYGALFAAVGSAVDTPADAQQFMMPIMLPIIISLMGLFMFVFEEPDGAVSFWLSIIPFTSPIVMMGRIGFGVPAWEIALSMVLLIGGFIFTLWLAGRIYRIGILMHGTKVNYKVLAKWLMQKN, translated from the coding sequence ATGAATAAGATATTTTTAGTAATACAGCGAGAATTTATGAGTCGAGTAAAGAAGAAATCTTTCTTGCTTGTAACCATTCTCGTGCCATTGATATTCCCTGCGATCATTATAGGCATGGTTTATCTCAAGGAAGAAAGTGAGAAGAATAAAGAACAAGAAGTCATTCAGCTTTTGAATGAAAGTGACATTGTAAAATTCGAAGATTCTGAACGATATAAATATGTCGCGGTAGATGGGCCTATTGATTCTGCCAAACAGCGATTTACTAAATCGAATGATTTTGCGTTGATCTATGTCCCTGATGTAACAATAGAAGACCCAAGTGGGGTAGTTTTTTATGCGAAGACCACCCCGGGAGTGACTTTGGTAAGAGGATTTGAAAGGCAGATTGAATCTCAAATCAGGGAATTGAAACTAACTAAGGCGGGACTAACAAATGATCAATTGGATCAGCTCAAGACGGATGTCACAATTGCTTCATTTAATTTAACAGAGACAGGTGACGAGTCAAAGAGTAGTGCGAAATCTACTTTTTGGATCAGCTATGTCATGGGATTTTTGATCTACATCTTCTTGTTTGCCTATGGTTCACAAGTAATGCAAGGTGTAATTGAAGAAAAGAGTAGTAAGATCGTTGAAGTTATTATTTCAACTGTGAGGCCTTTTCACATGATGATTGGAAAAGTTGTAGGCGTTGCTTCTGTCGGAATTGTGCAATTCGTGATTTGGATGGTCTTGATGGGAGTTGTCTGGACTGCAGCTAGCTCGTTTTTAGGGCTTGATCCGGCGCAGGCACAAGCTCAGACATCAGGTATTTCTGCTGAGGCGCAAGCAGCTCAGTCCAATGAAATTCTTGAGATGTTGACTGAAGTAAATTGGACAAAGATTGTATTACTTTTTCTTTTCTATTTTCTAGGAGGATATTTATTGTACGGAGCACTTTTCGCAGCAGTAGGTTCTGCGGTTGATACTCCTGCAGATGCACAGCAGTTTATGATGCCAATAATGCTACCTATAATCATAAGCTTGATGGGGCTATTCATGTTTGTATTTGAAGAACCAGATGGAGCTGTGAGTTTTTGGCTTTCCATTATTCCATTTACATCACCCATTGTTATGATGGGACGGATAGGATTCGGAGTACCGGCTTGGGAGATAGCATTAAGCATGGTTCTACTTATCGGTGGATTTATTTTCACGCTATGGTTAGCAGGAAGAATCTATCGAATTGGTATCCTTATGCACGGTACTAAGGTTAATTATAAAGTACTAGCTAAGTGGTTAATGCAGAAGAATTAA
- a CDS encoding ATP-binding protein: MKKNFRKATGNTLAPLRPHLKWVVVGFAILISAGSIFYTNNLVEQLRDREQRQIEIYASSLEFLANESENVNFFLILDEIVAANYSIPVVLTDEEENPEDFRNLDLATNISDGKKRSEFLRSEIEIMKEAHPPIKVTLKDDEDNIYGYKFIFYKNSFLLSQLRFYPYVQLSVIGLFGVITFLILSYIKRVEQDRVWVGLAKETAHQLGTPLSSLMAWSEYFKDLYPDQMDTLLEFDKDVDRLKVITDRFSSIGSEPQLSNQNIADTVDEIVTYLQKRLSTKISMTVSTFPNRNIEAKINQSLFAWVIENLCKNAADAMEGKGSITINILRANEGRVAIDIQDTGKGIPKSKVKNVFRPGYTTKKRGWGLGLTLAKRIIEQYHQGKIFVKESEINRGTTFRVYLSN, from the coding sequence TTGAAAAAGAATTTTAGAAAAGCTACTGGCAATACGTTAGCCCCACTACGTCCCCATTTAAAATGGGTAGTAGTGGGGTTTGCTATTTTAATAAGTGCAGGATCAATTTTTTACACGAATAATCTTGTAGAACAACTCCGTGATCGCGAACAACGACAAATTGAGATCTATGCTAGTTCATTGGAATTTTTAGCGAATGAAAGCGAGAATGTAAATTTCTTTTTGATACTTGATGAAATTGTAGCTGCTAACTATTCAATACCGGTGGTTCTAACAGATGAAGAAGAGAATCCTGAAGATTTTAGAAACTTAGATCTTGCTACAAATATTTCTGATGGAAAGAAGAGATCAGAATTTTTGCGATCCGAGATTGAAATTATGAAGGAAGCTCATCCGCCAATTAAGGTTACACTGAAAGATGATGAGGATAATATCTACGGATATAAGTTTATCTTTTATAAAAATTCTTTCCTTCTAAGTCAACTTCGATTCTATCCTTATGTACAGCTTTCAGTAATTGGGCTGTTTGGAGTTATAACGTTCCTGATTTTGAGTTATATCAAAAGAGTAGAACAAGATCGAGTTTGGGTTGGACTAGCGAAGGAAACAGCTCACCAGTTAGGAACTCCTCTTTCATCTTTAATGGCTTGGTCAGAGTACTTTAAAGACTTATATCCTGACCAGATGGATACACTCCTAGAATTTGATAAAGATGTTGATAGGCTGAAGGTAATTACAGATCGCTTTTCAAGTATAGGGAGCGAGCCCCAGCTATCTAATCAGAACATTGCTGATACAGTGGATGAAATTGTAACTTATCTCCAGAAGAGGTTATCTACAAAAATTAGTATGACGGTCTCTACCTTCCCTAACAGAAATATTGAAGCAAAAATCAACCAATCCTTATTCGCATGGGTCATTGAAAATTTGTGTAAGAATGCGGCCGATGCAATGGAAGGAAAGGGCTCTATAACCATCAATATACTTCGTGCCAATGAAGGCCGAGTGGCAATTGATATTCAGGATACAGGAAAGGGAATTCCGAAATCTAAGGTTAAAAACGTGTTTCGCCCTGGATACACTACTAAAAAGCGAGGTTGGGGACTAGGGTTAACATTAGCTAAACGAATTATAGAGCAATATCATCAAGGCAAGATTTTTGTAAAAGAATCTGAGATTAATAGGGGAACTACCTTTCGAGTTTATCTATCTAACTAG
- a CDS encoding CHAT domain-containing protein: protein MKIELPKAQTDSARIRILLDLVNKCYTLNRQTESTDYLNKVEKLLKSTDYSDGMVRFCSSKFRYEFTIANQWDSALFFAHKGLATLEKYPEKSHPSWYPTFWVGIGLIHKNLQEHDSAFKYYNKVVEWPNKDIYSMYRINNALVNLKNLHIKLGNKRAALKYANKCLESAKNIDDPTTILGAYDGLAKAYYSAGMYEKSMNLIDQVMNEYRLDSLAYASKIHSLYGDRGNCLVMMQDYANAIENFKVELRYIKNVFGELHPQSYRPLNSLAGAYRRANVLDSASNYFKKILSIRFDPNDKRKLSAIVNLGRIAVAKKDYKTAEKYFKKAKEFESKDPSALSSIQSALAQMYTQTGAIDKAIHHGKLSIIQNREDSVRMGFNKLAKAWSNISQLDKLASLYEIKYERDSQTESLSDAMNYYSLADSLLTDLRSTITSQDDEIDFNTLFESTYTGGIRVAHRLYQKTREPYYIEQAFFFAEKSKSSVLFNSLLRREKMSFSGIPDSLIALEQSLKSSILFYKNKLINKAILTSEKIQKYESKLLNHQTKLEELILNFREKYPEYYNTFHHDEFLSITGVQGKLGKNETALEFSIDGDSLFTFIVSSKDFKVLKTGIPSELDSIVSLHKNSLSSLKETFNHSIYGGKLYEILIAPLKGHLNTEELVIIPDGILWHVNFELLQSNFGEGSQAKYMLYDHAISYANSLNQLFLHNDKDDYYVKEGVLAFSYSNGDLTRGQAIDLERLRDADSELPGTSKEIREIANLMPGSYYYGEAADEKNFKEQSADYAILHLALHGEIDNEDPNKSRLRFFESKTDTLEDNYLHVYELYEMDLDAKLAVLSACNTGIGQLEKGEGIMSLGRAFQYAGAESLLISNWPLVDEMAPGLVKEFYKNLKEGMSKSEALRQAKITYLEFSNSSFSHPYFWGAFVVIGDNSPMFKGRSYSGIFVLVLVTFSLFVFLFLIYKLKKTRKLN, encoded by the coding sequence ATGAAAATAGAGCTCCCAAAGGCTCAAACAGATTCAGCAAGAATTCGAATTTTGTTGGACCTTGTCAATAAGTGCTACACGCTAAACAGACAAACAGAAAGTACTGATTATTTGAATAAGGTTGAGAAACTGCTAAAAAGTACTGATTACTCAGATGGTATGGTTAGATTCTGTTCAAGTAAATTCAGATACGAGTTTACCATTGCGAATCAATGGGACTCTGCCTTATTTTTTGCTCATAAAGGGCTTGCTACTTTAGAAAAGTATCCAGAAAAATCGCATCCTTCATGGTATCCTACTTTTTGGGTAGGAATAGGATTAATACACAAAAACTTGCAAGAACATGATTCCGCTTTCAAGTATTACAATAAGGTAGTAGAATGGCCCAATAAGGATATCTATAGCATGTATCGTATTAATAATGCTCTTGTTAATCTCAAAAACTTGCATATTAAACTAGGTAACAAAAGAGCTGCTCTTAAATATGCGAATAAATGCTTGGAGAGCGCAAAAAATATTGATGATCCCACAACTATTTTAGGAGCTTATGATGGCTTGGCCAAAGCATATTATTCTGCAGGTATGTATGAAAAATCGATGAACCTCATTGATCAAGTCATGAATGAATATAGACTGGATAGCCTAGCTTATGCTTCTAAAATTCATTCATTATATGGCGATAGAGGAAATTGTTTGGTGATGATGCAAGATTATGCGAATGCTATTGAGAATTTTAAAGTAGAACTGCGGTACATTAAAAATGTATTTGGAGAATTACACCCTCAATCCTACCGTCCCTTAAACTCATTGGCTGGAGCATATAGAAGGGCTAATGTTCTGGATAGCGCATCAAACTATTTCAAGAAAATATTAAGCATTCGTTTTGATCCGAATGATAAAAGGAAATTAAGTGCAATTGTAAATTTGGGACGAATTGCTGTAGCAAAAAAAGATTATAAGACGGCAGAAAAATATTTCAAAAAAGCTAAAGAATTTGAATCCAAAGACCCTTCAGCCCTATCGTCTATCCAATCTGCATTGGCACAGATGTATACTCAAACGGGTGCCATTGACAAGGCAATCCATCATGGAAAGTTATCAATCATTCAAAATAGGGAAGATTCAGTTCGCATGGGTTTCAATAAATTGGCTAAGGCATGGTCCAATATTTCACAATTAGATAAACTAGCGTCTCTTTATGAGATTAAGTATGAAAGAGATAGTCAGACAGAAAGCCTAAGTGATGCAATGAACTACTATTCATTGGCGGATAGCTTATTGACTGATCTAAGATCTACAATAACATCTCAGGATGATGAAATTGATTTCAACACCCTTTTCGAAAGTACCTACACAGGAGGAATAAGAGTAGCTCATAGACTATATCAAAAAACAAGAGAACCCTATTACATTGAACAAGCCTTCTTCTTTGCTGAAAAATCAAAATCTTCAGTGCTTTTCAACTCATTGTTGAGAAGAGAAAAAATGAGTTTTTCTGGAATTCCAGATAGCTTAATTGCTCTAGAACAAAGCTTAAAGAGCAGTATACTATTTTATAAGAATAAACTAATAAATAAGGCCATTCTCACTTCAGAAAAAATTCAAAAGTATGAGTCCAAGTTATTGAATCATCAGACTAAACTAGAGGAGCTAATATTGAATTTCAGAGAAAAATATCCGGAATATTATAATACTTTTCATCATGATGAATTTTTGTCGATTACAGGTGTTCAAGGAAAGTTAGGAAAGAATGAGACTGCTTTAGAGTTTAGTATAGATGGTGATTCACTTTTTACTTTTATTGTTTCGAGCAAAGATTTTAAGGTATTAAAGACTGGAATTCCATCAGAACTGGACTCCATAGTTTCACTTCATAAAAATTCACTTTCTTCTTTGAAAGAAACCTTTAATCACTCAATCTATGGAGGTAAGCTCTATGAAATACTTATAGCACCACTAAAGGGACATTTGAATACTGAAGAGTTAGTAATAATCCCGGACGGTATTTTATGGCATGTCAACTTCGAACTACTCCAATCCAATTTTGGTGAAGGTAGTCAAGCTAAGTATATGCTATATGATCATGCAATTAGTTATGCTAATTCTTTGAATCAGTTATTTCTGCATAATGATAAAGATGATTATTATGTAAAAGAAGGTGTGCTAGCTTTTTCATATTCAAACGGAGACTTGACAAGAGGTCAAGCAATAGATTTAGAAAGACTTAGGGATGCTGATTCTGAGTTGCCAGGTACTTCCAAGGAGATACGAGAAATTGCCAATTTGATGCCTGGTTCTTACTATTATGGAGAAGCTGCAGATGAAAAGAATTTCAAGGAACAAAGTGCTGACTATGCTATTCTACATCTTGCATTGCATGGCGAAATCGATAATGAAGATCCTAATAAGTCCAGGCTTAGGTTTTTTGAATCAAAAACAGACACATTAGAAGATAATTATTTGCATGTATATGAGCTATACGAAATGGATTTGGATGCAAAACTTGCAGTATTAAGTGCTTGCAATACCGGAATAGGACAGTTAGAAAAAGGAGAGGGGATCATGAGTCTTGGGAGAGCCTTTCAATATGCTGGTGCAGAAAGCTTGCTAATTAGCAATTGGCCGTTAGTTGATGAGATGGCTCCTGGACTTGTGAAGGAATTTTACAAAAACCTGAAGGAAGGCATGTCAAAAAGTGAAGCTTTAAGACAGGCAAAGATCACCTACCTTGAGTTCAGCAACTCTAGCTTTTCTCATCCATACTTTTGGGGTGCTTTTGTTGTGATTGGGGATAACTCTCCTATGTTTAAGGGAAGGTCATACAGTGGGATTTTTGTTTTGGTCTTGGTCACTTTTTCCCTGTTTGTATTTCTCTTCTTGATATATAAACTTAAAAAAACAAGGAAGTTAAATTAA
- a CDS encoding RHS repeat domain-containing protein: protein MHYSFCFGISSRIILRFSLLFSSFLTFGQGPEDQQGIESIDNTVNIVPPSPTAASLGKYGEYKVGGSTGVPSISIPLFDVKGTSMSIPISLSYHGSGVRVDDIASWVGMGWSLNAGGVITRNIVGYPDESSKGLFTLYKSFEFNPPIYDDTHYNLGWDMLYRLSSGLFKGEPDTYSYNFLGYSGQFYIDHNEVIHHFSDTDLAFSRVINSNGEIPQFKVVVGDGTTLVFSAVEYASYDTGEQSSYSDESAWYVTSITKGDDTFSFNYRDEGINEGYSCSEVGVARTLPAVCIQGFERKIVEGGIASKQSKKLTSIEGPFGTAVFHATEARLDLPGGKRLETITYQDQEINLRAHYTEGSYARSINCINLVPGAAGLGIRERLFLDEVEISAGTNKKKYFLEYDNPDGLPPTKAFDKDHWGYFNEAKNYTLLPKSEYFESGGNRDANPETMGYGMLNKITYPTGGFTKFDWEPNRKTESITGEVETCSNLVSEIFSHDDPNPFRAYEVRSWEIDIENITKLKFWLNVGFAYEVESEPGDILLEIRQGDNPSIYKRNFEPDDTEPDSVMNVAPGVYTISLKNRSPLLDQVRFVLDKCHSEVRTYPEHTYYGGLRVDKVTNYSSETDEFNSISYDYGRVTSSRSINDASYLRTIRKICESAPGVPPVEAISRKRHSNTVNQFSTSVTYDLIHEIFLDGSQNLYRYDQTQDVFAGNGYTRTLIQDQSWKRNLLLEFRSINSDGVTVSSKQSQYSFIRKNIYHGIKVDIISWYPLNLGNSDHEYGIGLIDIYSDWARLDYTIETTNYPSGSVSSRTDYEYFHPDFHLKPNKISLKRSDGGSASTVILYPRNYSNDDDEWNSLKQFYFEKPIESVSYLSNENDIIGGVLLDYNPNGTLKSQSKIDLNESIEKSSFLFSNGNTDPSEIGLFSKKTHYVGTEANIAYDGYRLKNVLDRSGVPITYLWGYGNRYPIAKIENITSDDLNTLVGNWRVEQLKNSSDNNFIRSQLSTVRNLLPLKSQMTSYIYKYGIGVAEISDPNGRTATFSYDDFGRLTAVTDHEGNLITEYEYLYALETE from the coding sequence ATGCATTATTCATTTTGCTTTGGAATTTCATCACGTATTATTCTTCGTTTTTCCCTTCTGTTTAGTTCGTTCCTTACATTTGGTCAAGGCCCAGAAGATCAACAAGGAATAGAAAGCATTGATAATACGGTAAATATTGTTCCTCCCTCTCCGACTGCAGCATCACTGGGTAAATACGGAGAATACAAGGTTGGAGGAAGCACCGGAGTCCCTTCCATTTCAATTCCACTATTTGATGTCAAGGGAACCTCAATGTCAATCCCCATTTCGTTGAGCTACCATGGTTCCGGCGTGCGTGTCGATGATATCGCATCATGGGTTGGCATGGGCTGGTCGTTGAATGCGGGAGGAGTGATTACCCGTAACATTGTCGGATATCCGGATGAGAGTAGTAAGGGACTGTTCACTCTTTACAAGAGCTTTGAGTTTAACCCACCAATCTATGATGACACACACTATAACCTAGGTTGGGACATGTTGTATCGACTGTCTTCTGGTCTGTTCAAAGGAGAACCCGATACGTACTCATATAATTTCCTTGGTTATTCGGGCCAGTTCTATATAGATCACAATGAGGTAATCCACCATTTCAGTGATACAGATTTAGCTTTTTCAAGAGTCATTAATTCAAACGGTGAAATACCTCAGTTTAAAGTAGTGGTCGGTGATGGAACTACCTTGGTTTTCTCCGCCGTAGAGTATGCTAGTTACGACACAGGAGAGCAATCATCATACTCTGATGAATCTGCATGGTATGTTACTAGTATCACAAAAGGTGATGATACGTTCAGTTTTAACTACAGAGATGAAGGAATTAATGAAGGCTATAGCTGTAGTGAGGTTGGAGTGGCAAGAACACTACCTGCGGTTTGTATTCAAGGTTTTGAGAGAAAGATTGTAGAAGGAGGTATTGCATCAAAACAATCAAAGAAACTCACCTCTATTGAAGGTCCGTTCGGTACAGCAGTTTTCCATGCGACAGAAGCAAGGCTTGATTTACCAGGAGGTAAGAGATTAGAAACAATCACTTATCAGGACCAAGAGATCAACCTTCGGGCTCACTATACAGAAGGCTCATATGCAAGATCTATTAACTGTATTAATCTTGTCCCCGGGGCAGCAGGCTTAGGAATACGAGAGCGACTTTTCTTGGATGAAGTAGAGATTTCAGCAGGAACTAATAAGAAAAAATATTTTCTAGAATATGATAATCCTGATGGATTACCTCCCACAAAAGCATTTGATAAAGATCATTGGGGATATTTCAATGAGGCAAAGAATTATACATTGCTGCCCAAATCAGAATACTTTGAAAGTGGAGGAAATAGAGATGCCAATCCAGAAACAATGGGCTATGGCATGCTCAATAAAATTACCTACCCAACAGGCGGATTTACTAAATTTGATTGGGAGCCAAATAGAAAAACAGAAAGCATCACAGGGGAAGTGGAAACTTGCTCAAACCTCGTATCTGAAATTTTCAGTCATGACGATCCTAATCCATTTAGAGCCTACGAAGTAAGATCTTGGGAAATAGATATAGAAAATATTACCAAGCTAAAGTTTTGGTTAAATGTGGGGTTTGCATACGAAGTTGAAAGTGAACCGGGAGATATACTGTTGGAAATCAGGCAAGGTGATAACCCTTCGATTTATAAAAGGAATTTTGAACCAGATGACACAGAACCTGATTCGGTTATGAATGTCGCTCCTGGAGTCTACACTATTAGTCTAAAGAACAGATCTCCGCTTTTGGATCAGGTAAGGTTTGTTCTGGATAAATGTCATTCGGAAGTCAGAACTTATCCAGAGCATACATACTATGGAGGTCTGAGAGTTGATAAAGTAACAAACTATTCTTCCGAAACAGATGAATTTAACTCTATATCCTATGATTATGGTCGAGTCACATCATCTAGATCAATTAATGATGCCAGTTATCTAAGAACGATTAGGAAAATATGCGAGTCTGCGCCAGGAGTGCCGCCAGTGGAAGCCATTTCAAGAAAACGGCACTCAAATACTGTTAATCAATTTTCAACTAGTGTGACCTACGATTTAATACATGAAATTTTCCTAGATGGAAGCCAAAACCTATATAGATATGATCAGACACAAGATGTTTTTGCAGGAAACGGGTACACTAGGACGCTTATTCAAGATCAATCATGGAAAAGAAATCTCCTACTTGAATTTAGGAGTATTAACAGTGATGGAGTGACGGTATCTAGTAAGCAAAGTCAATACAGTTTCATTAGAAAAAATATTTATCACGGAATCAAAGTGGATATTATTTCTTGGTACCCCTTAAATCTCGGAAATTCTGATCATGAATATGGTATTGGTCTTATTGATATTTATTCGGATTGGGCTCGACTAGATTACACGATAGAGACAACTAACTACCCATCAGGCAGTGTGTCATCTAGGACAGATTATGAATATTTTCATCCAGATTTTCATTTAAAGCCAAATAAGATCTCATTAAAGAGAAGTGATGGCGGTAGCGCATCAACTGTTATTCTATATCCTAGAAATTATTCAAATGACGATGATGAGTGGAATTCTTTGAAGCAATTTTATTTTGAAAAACCTATCGAATCTGTCTCATACTTGTCCAATGAAAATGACATCATTGGAGGTGTACTTCTTGACTACAACCCAAATGGAACGCTAAAAAGCCAATCAAAAATTGATTTAAATGAGTCCATTGAAAAATCATCTTTCCTGTTTTCGAATGGCAATACTGATCCTAGCGAAATAGGCCTCTTTTCTAAAAAAACTCACTATGTAGGAACTGAAGCTAACATAGCATACGATGGGTATAGACTGAAAAACGTTTTGGATCGCTCTGGCGTACCCATTACTTATCTATGGGGGTATGGAAACAGGTATCCAATAGCAAAAATTGAAAATATTACTTCTGACGATTTAAATACACTTGTTGGAAACTGGAGAGTAGAGCAACTAAAAAACTCCTCAGATAACAATTTTATCCGATCACAGCTTTCCACAGTAAGAAACCTTTTACCTCTAAAATCGCAAATGACTTCATACATATACAAGTATGGCATTGGAGTAGCTGAGATATCAGACCCAAATGGGAGAACGGCAACATTTAGTTATGATGATTTTGGGAGGCTTACTGCTGTAACAGATCATGAAGGCAATCTCATCACTGAGTACGAGTATTTGTACGCATTAGAAACAGAATAA